The Gemmatimonadota bacterium DH-78 region CGGGGGGCTCCGGCGTGGCGGTCCCCCTCACGGTCGGCGACGAGGTGGCGGGAATTCTGTTCTGCGACAGTCCCGACGATCGCCCCATGGGTGACGACGAGGAGAAGATCCTGCTCCGCCTGGCGAGCCAGGCCTCGGTGGCCCTCGGCAACGCCCGGTTGCACGCCTCCGTGCAGTCGCTGTCGCTCACCGACCCTCTCACCCTCCTGGCCAACCGCCGCCATCTGCGCCTGCACCTGGAGCGGGAGGTGGCCGCCGCGCGACGGGGCCGCTCGCTGCACGCGGTCCTCTTCGACCTCGACCAGTTCAAGCAGTTCAACGACACCTATGGACACCTGGCCGGAGACAAGGCGCTCCAGGCCTTCGCCGACGTGTTGCGGGCGGAGAACCGGGCCATGAACCTGGTCGCGCGCTTCGGGGGCGACGAGTTCGTCAGCATTCTCACCGACTCCTCGGAAGAGGGGATCCGGCAATACATCGAACGGGTGCTGTCGCGGGTGCGACGCGACCCGGTTCTCGCATCTGGAGATATCGAAGTGACTTGGGGAATCAGCGTCTTCGACGCCCATACGATGCTCACGCCCGACGATGTGATCGAGGCGGCCGACGCGGACTTCTACCGGCGCAAGGAGAAGCGTTCGCGAGGTGGCCATGAGGGCTGAGTCGGGTCCCGACCGGGAGCTCGTGGAAGAGGTGCTCGAGGCGGCGGTCGAGTTCGCTCTGGAGGCCGGCGAGATCACCCTGCGCTACTTCGGAGGCCTCGTCGCATCGGAGGCGAAGGGCGACGGCAGCCCCGTCACGCTGGCCGACCGCGAGGCCGAGACGCTCCTTCGCGAGCGGATCTCCGCTCGGTGGCCCGAGCACGGCATTCTGGGCGAAGAGTTCGGCGTCACGCGCGAGAACGCGCCGATCCGCTGGATCCTCGACCCCATCGACGGCACGCGCTCGTTCATGCGCGGCGTGCCTCTCTACGGGGTTCTGATCGGCGTGGAGTCCGCCGCGGGTCCCTTCGTGGGCGTGGCGCATTTCCCCGCGCTCGACGAAACGGTGGCGGCGGGTCGGGGCCTCGGCTGCCACTGGAACGCCGAGCCCTGCTCCGTGTCGAGCGTGAACTCTCTCGAGCGCTCCCTCGTGCTCACCACCGACGCCGAGCGCATCCTCTCCCGCCCCGAAGGTGTCGGCTTCCGCACCCTGATGCAGGGGTCGTCGTTCTCCCGCACATGGGGCGACTGCTACGGCCACATCCTGGTGGCCACGGGACGGGCCGAGGCGATGGTCGACCCGATTCTCTCCCCGTGGGACGCCGGTCCCCTGCTCACGATCCTCACCGAGGCGGGCGGGCGGTTCACCGACCTCGAGGGCCGGGAAACCATCCACGGCGGGTCGGGCATCTCCACCAACGGGGTGATGCACGACGAGGTGATTCGCACGCTGCGACCCTGAGGTCGAGGCGCGTCGTCGCGCAGGCTTCGGAGTCGTGCGGGGAGTGCTCCGGGACTCCGGAGCAGGCGGGTCAGCGCGCCGGTGCGAAGATCATCCGGATGCTTCCGCGCACCCGGAGCTGGAGGACGCCACCCTCGATCTGGTAGGTGTCGGCCTCCTGCAACACCTCGAGCATGCGCTGCTCGACGTCGGCGGCCGCCGGATCCGTGCAGGCCCGTCGGGTGACCGCGAGAGGGCCGAAGCCCACGCTGGTGCCGCCGGCGTGGTACGGGCCGTTGAAGGTGTTGCAGCCGGTCGATCCCTCCACCCGGCCCTCGGCGGGCGAGAGCCGGAACCACGGCTGCCCGTCACCCGTGGCCGTCACCCGCAGTTCGTCGATGGTGCGGAGATCCCAACGGCCCTGCTCGATGTACGCTCCCGGCTCCATGCCGCCGGGAGCCGACGGCCCGCCGCAGGCCGTCGCCACCACGAGGGTGGCGACGGCTGCGGTCAGGAGCCGTACGACGCGCACGGCGTCAGCTCGAGCGCTCGGCCGAGGCGAGCTCCACCTCGACCATCTCGGGAGCCTGCACCGGCTGCCAGATCTGCAGCATCGGGAAGGTGCTGAGGAACCACCGGGCCGACATCATGAACAGGCCGAGGAAGCCCACGCCCGTCAGCAGGTGGTACAGCATCGCGCCGGACTCGTACGAGGGCACGATCGACGGCGCCACGAGGAAGTAGCGCTCGTTCCAGAGCCCGAAGAGAATCACGCCCGTCAGCAGCTGCAGCGTGATGGGCGTCATCTTGGCCTTGCGTCCGATCAGCCCGGCGAAGGGGATCAGGAAGCAGAGAATCACGACCGTGAGGGAGTAGCGTCCCCAGGCCTCTCCCGAGCGCGCCACCATCCAGGTCTGCTCCCACGGGAGCTTTCCGTACCAGATGACGATGTACTGAGAGAAGAAGAGGTAGGTCCAGAAGACCGTGAAGCCGAAGGCCAGCTTCCCGATGTCGTGGCGCTGCTGCAGGCCCACGAACCGCTCCATCTCGGCGTCCTTCCGGCGCAGGAGCAGTCCGGTGAAGGCCGTCAGGGCGATCCCGCCCCAGAAGGCCCCCATGAAGAACCAGCCCCCGAAGAGGGTGCTGAACCAGTGCGGATCGAGCGACATGGCGAAGTCGTAGATCACGAAGCTCATCACCACCGCGTAGGTCAGCACCATCGCGGGGGCCAGCTTCGACATCCGGCGCCAGCTGCGCACCTCCTCCTGCTCCTGTCCGGCCCATCCCGACATCAGGCGGGTGCGCCACGACGCCTGCCCGGCGTCGAGCTGCGACTCGTCCACCAGCCCCATGTCGGGGCGGACGGCGAGGTACGCGAAGTAGATGCCGAGCGAGAAGAGGATCGCCACCCCGACCACGGTCCGCACGATCAGGAACGGCTTGTTCAGGTAGGCCGCCTTCGCCTGCACGATCGGATCGTCGGCCATCATCTCGATCCAGGGGAAGTACTCCTCCCCGAGGCCGAGCATGGGCAGCAGCAGCAGGAACGCCACCGGCAGGAAGGCCGCGAACGACACGCTGATGCGCCGCAGCGACCAGTTCCACTTCGCCTTCACGATCGTCGTCGCGACCGCGAAGATGATCGCGCCCATCGAGATGCTCGCGAAGAACAGCCAGTTCGCCACGTAGCTCGCCCAGGCCGCGGTCACATCGCGCTGCAGCGACAGGAAGAAGGCGACCGCGCCGACGATGGCCATCGCCCCGAAGACGAGGTTGGCCGTCTTCGACCGCTCCAGGAAGCGGACCGGAATCCGTTCGGGAATGTGGATGTGGGCCATCGATCAGCCCTCCCCGGCGCCGGCAGCCTGCCCGGCGGTGTTGTTCGACTGAAGCTGTCGCAGGTAGTTCACGATGTTCCAGCGGTCGAAGTGGGTGATCTGGTGCCCGTACGAGGGCATGAGACCGCGACCCACGCGGATCATGGCGTAGATGTAGCTGTCGGAGTACCCGGCCACCGGGTCGAGCGCCAGGTTGTAGGCCGGAAGCACCGGCCAGACCGAGGCGATGTTCGCATCGGCACCGATCCCCGTCTCACCGTGGCAGACCGCGCAGTAGCGGTTGAAGAGCACCTCGCCCCGCTCCAGCGACTGCGCGTCGGCGGGCACCGGGTTGGAGAAGGTGCCCCAGATCTCGGCCTCGGGGTTGGGCGTCTGGGCGTTGGTGAAGTCGGGAATGTCGTAGTCCCGTTCCTCCGGCGCCCCCACCACCACCGAGTTGCGATCCGCCGGGAAGTTGCCCGACGAGAACGACACCGCGCCCTCGGCGGGCATCAGCGGATGCTCGTAGGGGTCGAAGGTCGACTGGTCGCGCATCGACCGCCCGAACACCGACACCATCGCGTCGTCGAGGGTGTTGCACGCCGCGGTGGTCGAGAGAAGGCCCGCCATCAGGAGCAGGCGAAGGGAACTACGCATCGGACCCCTCCCGGAGCTCCGCAGGCTGATACTTCTGAAGGATGGAGCGCGCCTCGTCGGCGCGGCCGCTCGCGCGCACCAGCAGACCGTAGCGCCCGGAGCTGAACTCGGGATCGTAGATCACCGACGGCTTCGGGTTCGGGAGCCGGCTCAGCACGAAGAGCCCGATCACCGTCGAGAGGGCCCCGAAGAGCACCGTCAGTTCGAAGGCCGGAATCACGTACGCCGGGATCGACAGGATCGGCTTGCCGCCGGTGATCAGCGGCCAGTCCATCGAGGCGAACGACGGGAAGGCGAATCCCGTGGCGGTGCCGGTGAGACCGCCCACCAGGGTGAACACCCGCACCGGGCTCTGATCGTAGCCCATCGCGTGCTCGATGTGGTGGTCGGGGTACGAGACGTAGGCCGTCAGGTCGTTGGAGAAGCCGGCCTTTCGCAGCTCACCGATCGCGTCCACCACGTCGTCGAGGTAGTCGAACGACGCCAGGAGGTTGGTCGAATCGCTCATCTCACGCCTCCACCGACTTGGTTTCGTTCTTCCGCATCCGGGGCGCCACGACCTCCTTCAACTCCGCGATGGCCACCGGCGGCAGCATCCGGGTGAAGATGAGGAACCAGAAGCCGAACCAGGCGAAGCTCCCCACCAGGATCCCCATCTCGACGATGGAGGGCCGGTACATGCCCCAGGCGAAGGGCTCGTACTCGTGCGAGAGCGAGGTGACGATGATCACGTAGCGCTCGAACCACATGCCGATGTTGATGAAGATCGACACCACGAAGAGCGCGGGGATCGAGTGGCGCACCCGCTTGAACCAGAGCATGATCGGCACGAAGCCGTTGCAGACCAGCATGGTCCAGGTGGCCCACCAGTAGTCCCCGAAGAGCCGGTTCCAGAACATCTGCTTCTCGGGCGGCTCCCCGCTGTACCACGCCATGAAGAACTCGGTCAGGTAGGCGTAGAGAACGATCAGCGAGGTGAGCAGGATCAGCTTCGACAGCGCGTCGAAGTGCTTGATCGTGAGATAGGCCTCGAGCTTGAACACCTTCCGCAGCGGGACCGCGAGGGTGATCACCATCGCGACGCCGGAGAAGATGGCGCCGGCCACGAAGTACGGCGCGAAGATCGTGGCGTGCCAGCCGGGCACGATGCCCATGGCGAAGTCCCACGACACCACCGAGTGCACCGAGAGCACCAGGGGAGTGGCCAGTCCGGCGAGGAAGATGTACGCCTTGCCGAAGTGGTGCCACTCGCGGTCGGTGCCCCGCCAGCCCATGGCGACGACGGAGTAGAGCTTCTTCCGCAGGCCGGTGGAGGCGTCGCGCGCCGCGGCCACGTCGGGAATCGTCCCGAGGTAGAAGAAGACCGCCGACACGGTGAAGTAGGTGGTGACCGCGAACACGTCCCACACGAGCGGCGACCGGAAGTTCGGCCAGAGGAACCGCTGGTTGGGGTACGGGATCAACCAGTACGCGTGCCACACCCGCCCGACGTGGATCAGCGGGAAGAGTCCCGCCGTCATCACGCCGAACACCGTCATGGCCTCCGCGGCCCGGTACACCGACTGA contains the following coding sequences:
- the nrfD gene encoding NrfD/PsrC family molybdoenzyme membrane anchor subunit, whose translation is MATITESQRRGALTHPDIERHEEVNRDILNMLSRPGKGWWALLGLCVLGIGVFFTSWGWQIYRGIGVSGLTSPVGWGAYITTFVFWVGIAHSGTLISAILFLFRAPWRQSVYRAAEAMTVFGVMTAGLFPLIHVGRVWHAYWLIPYPNQRFLWPNFRSPLVWDVFAVTTYFTVSAVFFYLGTIPDVAAARDASTGLRKKLYSVVAMGWRGTDREWHHFGKAYIFLAGLATPLVLSVHSVVSWDFAMGIVPGWHATIFAPYFVAGAIFSGVAMVITLAVPLRKVFKLEAYLTIKHFDALSKLILLTSLIVLYAYLTEFFMAWYSGEPPEKQMFWNRLFGDYWWATWTMLVCNGFVPIMLWFKRVRHSIPALFVVSIFINIGMWFERYVIIVTSLSHEYEPFAWGMYRPSIVEMGILVGSFAWFGFWFLIFTRMLPPVAIAELKEVVAPRMRKNETKSVEA
- a CDS encoding c-type cytochrome; this encodes MRSSLRLLLMAGLLSTTAACNTLDDAMVSVFGRSMRDQSTFDPYEHPLMPAEGAVSFSSGNFPADRNSVVVGAPEERDYDIPDFTNAQTPNPEAEIWGTFSNPVPADAQSLERGEVLFNRYCAVCHGETGIGADANIASVWPVLPAYNLALDPVAGYSDSYIYAMIRVGRGLMPSYGHQITHFDRWNIVNYLRQLQSNNTAGQAAGAGEG
- a CDS encoding DUF3341 domain-containing protein; this encodes MSDSTNLLASFDYLDDVVDAIGELRKAGFSNDLTAYVSYPDHHIEHAMGYDQSPVRVFTLVGGLTGTATGFAFPSFASMDWPLITGGKPILSIPAYVIPAFELTVLFGALSTVIGLFVLSRLPNPKPSVIYDPEFSSGRYGLLVRASGRADEARSILQKYQPAELREGSDA
- a CDS encoding META domain-containing protein encodes the protein MRVVRLLTAAVATLVVATACGGPSAPGGMEPGAYIEQGRWDLRTIDELRVTATGDGQPWFRLSPAEGRVEGSTGCNTFNGPYHAGGTSVGFGPLAVTRRACTDPAAADVEQRMLEVLQEADTYQIEGGVLQLRVRGSIRMIFAPAR
- a CDS encoding inositol monophosphatase family protein produces the protein MRAESGPDRELVEEVLEAAVEFALEAGEITLRYFGGLVASEAKGDGSPVTLADREAETLLRERISARWPEHGILGEEFGVTRENAPIRWILDPIDGTRSFMRGVPLYGVLIGVESAAGPFVGVAHFPALDETVAAGRGLGCHWNAEPCSVSSVNSLERSLVLTTDAERILSRPEGVGFRTLMQGSSFSRTWGDCYGHILVATGRAEAMVDPILSPWDAGPLLTILTEAGGRFTDLEGRETIHGGSGISTNGVMHDEVIRTLRP